TGGAATCCATGGTAGAAACCTGATGAAGAAACTCTCATTGTTGTTGCGTGGATTAGCTTCCCAGAGCTGCTACCAAATTTTTTTTGTAAGGAATTTGTGTTTTCACTTGTAAGGGCAGTAGGTAATCCACTTCATATTGATTTGGCTAACAAAATGACACAAGAACTAGTTCTGCTAAAGTTAAGGTAGAAGTGAATTTACTTGCAAAATTCCCTCAAAGGGTTAAGATTgtggaagaagaaaatgagaCTGGGCCGGAGGAGTCTAAATGGATCAAGATCAGATATGATTACTTGCCAAAATATTGTAAGACATGTAGAAAGAAAGGGCACAATGAAGTTGAATGCTGGATAATTCATCCAGAATTGCATAAGAGGTATGATGACAAAGAGGAGGAGAAAACTACTGGAAAGGATGAAGTTGGTACGGCAGCTAACTCAACCAAAGTTTTGTCAAGTGGAAAAGTGGTAGGTAAACCAATCGCAAATAAGGCTAAGCCGGAATGGATGCAATCAAGAAAGAATAAGTATCAACGAGATAATAGGGTCATATGATTGACAATGTAAAGGACAAGGAAGCTGACAATGTGACGGGAAAGGCCAAAGTTGATACAGTAGCAATGAAAACAAATTTGATGCATTAGAAGTGGAAGAATGTGATCAAACAACATTAAGGATTACTGAAGGCAAAAGAGAAGACAAGGGCAGTGACAAAAAGAAGGAACAAGGGAATAATCAAGCCAAAAAGGTGTAGGAGAAGGTGCAAAATTCTTGAAATTCCAGCCTTAATCCTAATGGAAATGGGATTAGATTAGCTGGGAAAGAGGAATTCCTAATCCTATTGAAGGAGAGAGTCAAAAGCTTGAAGAAATAAGGCTTGTGAAAAAATAAACAGTGAAAAAAGTACTATCCAATGAGAAAAAGTGGAATTCTACTCCTACGGGATTGTCAAATCTGTAGGTAATGGGTCTAGATCAGTGGCAAAAgaaggaattaccaatccttCAGGAGAAAGAAATAAGGTAGTTAAGTCCGCTCCTAGTCCTACTAATAATGGGAGTAGGGATGAGTTAACGAAGGAAAGAACAGTAGATTGGGTGGCTAGAAGATTTGGTGCAGCTCGCGAATATATAAAGGTCACTACTAATTATTCATGTCAAGAAATTACCTCACAAACACTTGATGATAGCTCAAAGGGAATTGAAACATCTCACACTAATACTGATGCAAAGAAAGCATAGGGAGAATAAGTTTAGAAGTTGGAGATCACCAATGCAGCTGATATGATTGTCAATGGCAATGAAATAGATGAAAATCAACAAGAAGCTTGGGGTTATAGAGGATTATCAAAAGAAGCTGGAATTCAAGATGGATCAGCTAATGCAACAAAGCCAAGAAACATGCCAATGGAACAGTAAAATCTAGGAATTCTGGGGAGATTTTGGCAAATGTGGATGTTGTTCCAGAGTATTTTTTAAGGAAAGAGTAGGTTAAGAATGTCAATGTGGAGGTATTGAAGGATACAATGGGATCATATCACCAAACAGTTGATGGGAAGGGTAGTACTCCCAATGGAATAGTAATTTCTGGGAATTCTGGTATAGTGAACCCCAGCTTGGGTTCTATTTATGATTTACAATTTAAGATTATGCAGGAGAATCTGGGGATTATGGAGATCAATTCTGAGTTATTGAAGGAGGCAACAATGAAGGAACATGATCATATTGAGCAAGCCATATTACCCAGGGAGCTAGGGACAATTGAGATAGTGCCTATAGCATGTTCAGGCACTGATCAGattatgcagttatacctcaatgTACCTATGAAGTCACCATTGCAGACGTTACATGACATTGTCACACACAATGTAGCACCTGTAGATGGAGCATTCCTAGATCAGCAACAAATGGGAGAAGAGGGAGATGATGAATCAATTGTTGGCACTTTTAAACAAATGGCAAGAGAAGCAGATTTATCACCTAAAACCAATGCAAAGGGAGGCAAGAAATCAAAGAAGCAGACTCAGAATAAGGAACTTCTACAACCATCAAGAATCATGCCCAGGAAGGCAGCTTCACGAACTAAGTGATAATGATCAAAACACTAATTTGGAACATAAGGTTTGTGATTACTCAACGGGCCTTTCCTAGAGTGATCAACATGCAAAGGGTGCACAATTTCTTTGTCATTTCATTGATGGATCCATTTCAGAAGAAAGGATTTATACAAAGATATAGGAAAAGGTTGAATATGGAGTCAGCTTATTCGAGCATTAATGGGAGGATTTGGTTATTTTTTGATATTGTGGTGGAATGGGAATTAGTTGTTGATACTGAGCAACATGAGACTGTCAAAATATTTCACCATGACATTGGGTAGCACATCATGATGACTTCTTTATGCAAAGTGTTTTGCATTAGAGAGGCTGGAGTTGTGGGATAATTTATATTACATAGCAAGTGATATGGAGTTGCCTTGGCTAGTAGGAGGAGATTTTTATGTGATATTACATGAAGATGAGAAGATAGGGGGATTGCCAATACACCCTCCTAAATATGATGATTTTGCCTTTTTTGTAAACTCATGTGGATTGTTTGATCAAGGGTACAAAGGCAGTccatttacatggtggaatggaaGATCCAATATTGAGTGTATATTTAAGAGATTGGACAGGATTCTTGTGAACTTGCCATTTCAGAATATGATGCTAACAATTGAAGTGGAACATTTGATAAGTACTGGATCAGATCATGCCCCATTACTCATTACATATGGAGAGCAGACCACAAATTTTGTCAAACCATTCAGATTTTTGAATTTCTGGACAAAACATGATACATTTATGGAGGTAGTGAAACAGAATTGGAATGCTGATTTTATTGGAGATCCATTCCTAATGTTTTAGCCCAAACTAAAGAAGGTGAAGGCAACATTGTCTAAATTGAGTAGGGATACATTTGGTGACATTTTCAAGCAGTTAGCTATATTGGAAGATATTGTTAGGGTAAAGGACATTTTCAAACAGTTAGCTAGAGAGAATAGGATAGTTCTTTAGAAGCTCAATCAGAATTGAAGAAGTACTTGAGTATAGAAGAGCAATACTGGAAGCAAAAACTGGAATGCCATGATTTGTTGAGGGTGATAGAAGCACTAGTTTCTTTCACAACCATGTTACTGGCAAGAGAAAGAAACTGCAATTGAAAAGGATTCGGAATGGAGATGGAGCATGGCTTGAAGATCAAGTGCAGATGGCTAGTATAGCAATTGAATTCTATCAAAGACAGTTCTCAAAGGAGGGAGATTCTACTGATTTCTCTTTGTTAGACAATGTTCCAACTATGGTGACCATAGAGCAGAATTTGGAGCTGTGTAGATTTCCAACATTAGAAGAGGCCAAGGCTGCAGTTTTTGAATTAAGTGGAGACAACGTTTGTGGTCCAGATGGATTCACTGGTCTTTTCTACCAAACATATTAGGAggtgatatgatatgatattcACAATATGGTGCTTCATTTTTATGGAGGTGCAGCTTTGCCAAAGTCCATTACTCATAATAATTTGGTGTTGCTGCCAAAGAAGCCAAGAGTCCAGACATTCTCAGAGTTAAGACCAATAAAATTGAGTTATTTCATCAACAAAGTGCTTTCAAAAGTTGTTCATGACAGATTGGAGAAGTTCCGGCCTATCTATATATCTCCAACCCAATCTGGATTTGTAAAAAGGAAGGAGTATCTTTGAAAACATCCTCCTAACACAAGAAATTTTCACTGATATCAAGAAGAGAGGCAAGCCTGCTAATGTGTTGATAAAGCTTGATATGACAGACATATGATATGGTGTCTTGTAAATATTTGATGCATGTGCTAAGAAAAATGGGATTTGCTGAACATTTTATCAATATAGTTTGGAACCTACTCTCTAATAATTGGTATTCAGTGTTGGTTAATGGACAAGCATCAGGTTTCTTAAAGTCTACAAGAGTGGTGAAGCAAAGAGATCCATTGTCCCCTACCTTATTCATATTATTGTATGAAGTTCTATCTAGGTCTTTGAATAAACTGTTTGATGATAAGTCCTTTATTGGATTTGGCATGCCTAAATGGTCTGATCCGTTGAATCATTTGGAATATGCTGATGATATAATTATATTTACCTCAGCTCATCCTTCCTCTTTGAATGAATTTATGGCAGTATTAGGAGGCTATAAGCAGATCTCAAGACAGCTAATTAACAAATCCAAGAGCTCTTATTACATGCATAACAATAT
Above is a window of Nicotiana tabacum cultivar K326 chromosome 8, ASM71507v2, whole genome shotgun sequence DNA encoding:
- the LOC142163253 gene encoding uncharacterized protein LOC142163253; the encoded protein is MELPWLVGGDFYVILHEDEKIGGLPIHPPKYDDFAFFVNSCGLFDQGYKGSPFTWWNGRSNIECIFKRLDRILVNLPFQNMMLTIEVEHLISTGSDHAPLLITYGEQTTNFVKPFRFLNFWTKHDTFMEPKLKKVKATLSKLSRDTFGDIFKQLAILEDIVRGDRSTSFFHNHVTGKRKKLQLKRIRNGDGAWLEDQVQMASIAIEFYQRQFSKEGDSTDFSLLDNVPTMVTIEQNLELCRFPTLEEAKAAVFELSGDNVCGPDGFTGLFYQTY